CGCCCCGGTCCATCCGCACCAGCTGCCGGTGGCGGTGCTGGCGCATCGAGACAAACGCCCCCGGGGCCGCGGGGTCACCTTCCAGCGCCCGGGCGAGGAGCCGGTTCTCCACGATGGCCATGGCGTTGTTGGCCGGGTCGTTCTCCGGATAGGCGGCCATGGCCTGCAGGGCCGCGGCGTCCATCCGGGGCAGGTCCGGGAAGGCGGTCTGCTGGAAGACGTGGAACGCCTCGTGCAGGATCAGCCGCGCCAGGGCCCCCGGGTCGGTGGGGGGGCTGTCCGACAGGTTGACCAGGGCGGTGAGGTGACCGCCCACCGGCGCCGCGGTGTTGCCGGCCAGCTCCGGCCGCACCGGGCCCCGGTATACCGGCCGGCCCGCCACCTCCCCCGCGTGCCCGTAGCCCTCAGGCGGGGCGGGGTGGCCGATGAGCCAGGCCTCCTCCGTTCCGTACAGCAGAATCGGGATCGCGGCGAGATCGAACCCCGGCCAGAGCACGCCGGCCCCGCCGATCCTGTGCGCCTCCGCCACCACATCCATGATCCGTTCCACGGGAACCACCTCCCCGGCGCAGCCTGTGCGGCGCCGTTCATGATTGCTGCTCAGTCCGCTGCGACGATGCGGTACACCGCCCCGTTCCGGTCGACCACGTAGACCTCGCCGGCCTCGTCCTCGCCGAACGAGGTGATGTTCAGCCCGGAATCCAGGAGCCGCTCGGCCCGCCACTCCCCGTCCTGCCGGCGGAGTCCCCAGATGTACCCGGTGCAGTAATCGCCGTAGAGGTACGTGCCGACCAGGCCGGTGACGGCCTGTCCCCGGTACACGTAGCCGCCGGTGATCGAACAGCCGCCCTCGGCGTGGGTGTACTCGGCCACGGGAAAGACCGCGCCCGGCGCCTCGCCCTGGCCGTACCGCCGCGAGCCCTCCCAGACCCGCCACCCGTAGTTCTCGCCGCCGGGGCTGCCCGCCGGCTGGAGGTTGACCTCCTCCACCGCGTCCTGGCCGACGTCCGCGATCCAGAGGTCGCCGGTGGCCCGGTCAAAGCTGATCCGCCAGGGGTTGCGCAGGCCGTAGGCCCAGATCTCGTCCCGGCCTTGACGCCCGACGAAGGGGTTGTCCGGCGGGATGCGGTACGGCCCCGGCTGCGACACGTCCAGCCGCAGGATCTTGCCCAGCAGGCTGTCCAGGCTCTGCGCCCGGTTCCCCGGGTCGCCGGCCGAGCCGCCGTCGCCCAGGGCCAGGTAGAGGTAGCCGTCGGGGCCGAAGAGCAGCGCGCCGCCGTTGTGGTTGGCGTAGGGCTGGTCGACGGTCAGCAGCACCTCCTCGGAGGAGGGGTCGCCCCGGCGCGGGTCGCCGTCCAACAGCCGGAACCGGGAGAGCACCGTGCGCCCGTCAGGCCGTCCCGTGTAATGCACGTAGAAGACGCCGCTCTCCCGGAAGTCGGGGGCAAAGGCCAGACCCAGGAGCCCCTGCTCGTTCCCGCGGCTCAGCACCCGGTCGGTCAGGTCCAGGAAGGGCGTCTCCAGCAGGGCGCCGCCTTCCAGCACCCGCACGCGGCCGGGCTGCTCCAGGATGTACAGCCTGCCGCTGCTGTCCCCGGCGTGGGTGACGTAGAGGGGCCGCTCCAGACCGTCCACCACCTTCTGCAGCCCGATCCGCACCGGCTTCCGGGGCGCCGGCTGTCCCTGTTCCTGAGCCGGTTCCTGAGCCGGTTCCTGAGCCGGTTCCTGAGCCGGGTTCTGCACATGTTCCTGCGCCTGTCCCCCCACCTGATCCGGCGCCGTTCCCTGCCCTGGCGGCGGCGCCGGGCTGCACCCCAGCAGCACCAGCAGGAGCACGGTGACCGCGCCGCGCAGGTATGCGCTCAAGTCGAACCCTCCCGTCTGCCACTGTTCCACAGCCTCCGCCTCCCCTCCTGTTCCAGACTGGAAGCCATTTCAGCCGTCGCCCCGCCGGGCGGCCCCCCGCCGCCCCGGTCGATCCCTTGACGGCCCGCCACCTCTCCGATACGTTAGAACTCAGTTAACTGGCATGGATTGCCTCGCCCCGCCGCCGGCAACCCTCACGCCGCGCGGGAGGCAACCCATCCCAGCACCCAAGAGGGAGGTTCCCCCGTGGCCATCTACGCAATCGGCGACCCCCACCTCAGTCTGGCCGTCAACAAACCCATGGATGTCTTCGGCCCCCGCTGGGCCGACCATGCCAAGCGCTTCCTGCAGAACTGGGAGGCCACGGTGGGCCCGGACGACTACGTGCTGGTCCCCGGCGACATCTCGTGGGGCATGACCCTGGACGAGGCCCTGCCGGACCTGCAGGAGATCGACCGGCTGCCGGGGCGCAAGCTCCTCATCCAGGGCAACCACGACTACTGGTGGCAGTCCCTGAAGAAGCTGCGGGAGCTGCCGCTGCGGACCATTTCCTTCATCCAGAATGACGCCGTGGTGCTGCCCGAGGGTTCCGTCGCCGGGGTGGACGGGCGGGTGGCAGTCTGCGGCACCCGGGGCTGGATCACCCCCGGCGACCGGGCCTGGGACGAGGATCCGGCCCACAACGAGAAGATCTACCGGCGGGAAGTCGGTCGGCTGCGGCTCTCGCTGGAGGCGGGCCGGAAGGCGGGTGCGGACCGGTACATCGTGATGCTCCACTACCCGCCGGTGGCGGACGACCACGAGCCGACGGAGTTCACCCGGCTGCTGGAGGAATGGGGCGGCGTCCTGCTCTGCGTCTACGGCCACCTGCACGGGCCGAGCGCCCCGCACCGGGCATACCAGGGGCTGCACGGCACTGTGCGCTACCGGCTCGTGTCCTGCGACGCCGTCGACTTCACGCCCGTCAACCTCTTCCCGCAGGGCGGGGACATGGCCGGAGACGGCGGTGTATGCTAAGATAAAGACACAATCGGCTCCAGGAAATGAGGATGGCCATGGCTACCCCGAGCATGGAAGATTATGTCGAGAAGATCTACGAACTCATCCAGTCGAAGGGCTACGCCCGGGTCAGCGACATCGCCATGGAGCTGAACCTCCAGCCGTCCTCGGTCACGAAGATGGTCCAGAAGCTGGCCGAGGCGGGCTATATCCATTATGAGCGTTACCGCGGGCTGGTCCTCACCCCTGCGGGGCAGCTGCTGGGTGAGCAGATGAAAGACCGGCACACCATGCTGTCGGAGTTTCTCCGCACCATCGGCGTGCCGGAAGAGGTCATTGAGGTCGACGTGGAGGGCATCGAGCACCACGTCAGCCCGTCCACCGTGCGCTGTATTCAGGACCTGACGTCCTTCCTGCAGGAGAACGAGGACGTCCGGGAGGCGCTGGCAGCCCACCGGCGGCGCCGGCGGGAGCGGGAAGCCGCCGAGCAGGCGGCGCGGGAGCAGGCCGAAGCCTGAGGCGGGCCCTGAGCGCCGGCGCGGGGCGGTCAGGCGGTGAGCTGCGAATCCCGGTGCTGCCGGACGCGCGCCCGCACCAGGGACCAGCACCAGCCCGCGGCGAACAGGAGCAGCAGCGCCGTGGCCGGGAAGACCCACCGGATCCCGACCCGGTCGCCCAGCACGCCGCCCAGGAGCGGACCCAGCATGGCCCCGACGTTGAACGCGGACTGGTTGAGCCCAAAGGCCTTGCCCCGCTGCTCCCGCGGGACCGATGCGGCGATCAGGGCGGAGATGCCGGGGGTGACGGCGGCGAGCGCGAGGCCGGCACTCAGGCGGAAGCTCCCCATGCCCAGACCGCTCTGCACCAGGGCCTGCGGCAGTGTGAACAGCGCGCCGCCCGCCAGGCCGATGGTCACCGTGGTGGTGTAGCCCCAGCGCTCGCCGAGCCTCGCCCACGACGGGGCGGCCAGCACGAAGGCGATGCCCGGCACGGAGTAGATCACGCCGGCCATCCAGTTGGGGCTGCCGGAGCCCAGGAGCTGGCGGATATGGGGGATCAGCACCGGCTCCATCGCCGACTGGGACATCTGCAGGAGCAGGGACATGGCCAGCACCACGATCAACGGCCCGCCCTGCAGCACCTGCCGCATGTCGCTCAGGAAGTGCGCCGGCTGCCGCGCCGGCCGCTGGAACTGCTCCCGGACCGCGAACACCACCAGCAGCGTCGCGGCGAACACGGCGACGCCGCTCAGGGCCATGGTATTGCGGATGCCGATCAGGTCGGCCAGGAAGCCGCCCAGCATCGGCCCCAGGATCGACCCCGCCTGATTGCCGGTGGCCACCAGCGACAGGGCCTGTCCCATGTGGCGCTCCGGGGTGGTCGTGGCCACCAGCGCCGTCGCGGTCGGGATGAACCCGGTCAGGGCGCCGATCATGACCCGGACGCCCAGCAGCTCGTAGGGGTTGCGGACGAAGGCCATCAGCACGTAGGCGGAACCCAGGAAGATGCCGGCGCGCACCATCATCGCCTTGCGGCCCCAGCGGTCGCCCAGGGCGCCCCAGATCGGGGCGGTGAGCGCCGAGAAGCCCGAGTTGACCGCGCCCAGCAGGCCGGCCCACACCGTGACACCAGCCCCCACACCCAGGTCCTCGCTCAGAAAAACCGGCATGAACGGCATGACCATTGTCCATGCGGATGCTGCGATGAAGACCGCGATCCAGAGGACCGCCACGTTTCTCCGCCAGGGTTCCATCTCGTTATGGCGCCTTCTTTCCGTCATACTGAACTCGCGTTGACGAAATGACTATAGGCCGGAATCCCGCCGTTGTCTACGGGTCACTGCAAAATCCCGTCGGCTCCAGCAGGGAAACCGGCATGTACGATTGAAGTATTGAAAGATCTCAATGTTGGAAGAGGAGAGAGCCGCCTTGGCCAACAAGCTGTCCCAGAGCGAGATCGACGCTCTCGTGGCGAGCCTTTTGGCTGCCGACAACGCCGAGAAGCAGGCTGCGGATGGGCAGAGCGGACAGGGGTCGCCCGAAACCGCCGCCCCGGCCGCCGGCCAGAATGCCGAGGGCGCCCCGTCGGAGTTCGAGTCGGTGCAAGACCTGGGCCCCGTGACCCAGGCCGAACTCGACGCCGCCGTGGCTGCCTCGCGCGCCGCCAAGATGAAGGGGACGGCGCCGGCCGCCCCGGAAACGGCCCCCCCGCTCGGGGCGCCGGCCGCGCCGTTCGAAGCGGCCGCTGCGGCCGCAGCCGCCGTCCCGGCGCCCGCCCCGGCGGCGCCTGCTGGGCCGGGCCCCGGCGCGTCGAAGGCGCAGCTCCGGATCCCGCCCGCGCTGCGGGGGGTCCTGCTGGACATCGAGCTCACCCTGAGCGTGGAGCTGGGCAAGGCCCGGCTGCCGCTGGGCGAGATCCTGTCCATGGGGCCGGGGTCGGTCATCACGCTGGACCGGCTGGCCAGCGAGCCCCTGAACGTGAAGGTCAACGGCCTGCCGGCGATGACAGCCGAGGTCATCGCCATCGGCGAGAAGTACGGCATCCGGATCGTGGAATCCCAGCTGCCCAACTACGCGGCGGCGTCGTGACCGTGGTCAGCAGAACAGGGATCGGGCGGTGCCCCCTCGGGGCACCGCCCGCTTTCCGTGTGCCCGGCATGGGCGCTGACTTGGCGGTGAAAGTCCGCTACGGGCGAGGCAGCACCAGCCCGTTAGCCAAAGGCAAGGGTGTCCGTCGTGAGGCGGAATCTGAAGGAAGCCCGAGGCAAAGCCACGACCCGAGGAACACGAACCCCATAGGAGGCTGTGCCGCTCGGGTGAGCTGGCCGAACACAGCAAAACCCGAAGCTGCCAAAGGGCGGTGCGGTAGATGGGGCGGGTGCGGGGTGAAGGTCAGCGTTCTTACCCGGGGAGATCTGCCGGGAACGCCAGCAACGCTGGTAACCTGCGTCGGGAGACGCAGCTGAACCGGCAGAAGTCAGCAAAGGCCATAGTACCGGCAGGGGGACGCCCCAACCGGGAAGGGCCGAACGTCAGGAAAGGGGTGAACCCGTTGCGTTCGAGCAGCCCGCGACAAACGCAGAAGACCCCGAACGGGACCTGCTCGCCGGAGGTAGCGGTGAAGCCGCAAGGGACGGCGAGAGGGCGGAGTGGGCAGCCGGCACAAGACGGAACGTTACCCCGCGGGGAGCACAGCAACCTGATGGAGCAGGTGGTGGCCAGGGAGAACATGCTGGCCGCCCTGAAACGGGTGGAGCGGAACGGAGGCGCTCCCGGCGTGGACGGTGTCCCCACCGAACGGCTGCGGGACCAGATTCGCGTGGAGTGGAGCCGCATCCGTGAGGGACTGCTCCAGGGGACCTACAGACCGCAGCCAGTCCGCCGGGTCGAAATCCCGAAACCGGGCGGCGGCAAGCGGATGCTGGGGATTCCCACCGTGATGGACCGCCTGATCCAACAGGCACTCCTGCAAGTACTGACGCCGATCTTTGACCCGACATTCTCCGAATCCAGCTACGGCTTTCGGCCGGGGCGGCGGGGTCATGATGCGGTCAGGAAGGCACGTCAGTACGTGGAGGAAGGGTACGACTGGGTCGTGGACATGGACCTGGAGAAGTTCTTCGACCGGGTCAACCACGACGTGCTGATGGCCCGCGTGGCGCGGCGGGTAACGGATAAGCGTGTGCTGCGGCTGATCCGGCGGTACTTACAGGCTGGGGTCATGCTGAACGGGGTAGTCGTGGCGACGGAGGAAGGGACGCCGCAGGGCGGTCCGCTGAGCCCGCTGCTGGCGAACATCCTGCTGGATGACCTCGACAAGGAGCTGGAGCGCCGCGGGCACCACTTCGTCCGGTACGCCGATGACTGCAACATCTACGTCCGCAGCAAGCGGGCGGGAGAACGGGTCTACAGGAGCGTGCGCCACTTCCTGCAGGAGCGGTTACGGCTGAAGGTCAACGAGGAGAAGAGCGCAGTGGACCGGCCGTGGAAGCGGCAGTTCCTCGGGTTTAGTTTCTACAAGCACCGGGGAGTGCGCATCCGGCTGGCCCCGAAGAGCCTGAAGCGCGTGAAGGACAAGCTCCGCACGCTGACGGACCGCAACCGCAGCCAGAGCATGGAGGACCGAATCCGGCGCCTGAATGCTTACTTGCGGGGCTGGGTTGGGTACTATGCGCTCTCCGATGCCAGGTCAGCCTTTGAAAGACTCGAAGGATGGCTGAAGCGTCGGCTGCGAGCATGCGTATGGAAGCAGTGGAAGCGTGTACGCACGCGCTTTCGGGAGTTGCGCGCCCTCGGTTTGCCCGAATGGGTAGTCCACCAACTCGCCAACAGCCGCAAAGGCCCGTGGCGGATGGCAGGTGGCCCACTAAACAGCGCCCTGGGCGACGCCTACTGGCGTGCCCAGGGGCTGATAAGCCTGACCGAATGCTATGAAGCGACTCGTCAATCCTGGCGAACCGCCGGATGCGGACCCGCATGTCCGGTGGTGTGAGAGGACGGGGGCTAGCCGCCCCCTCCTACTCGATTGGCCGCTTCCACCGGGGTCCGCAGGTCAGCCGGCCAGGCCCTGCCCGGCGGCGAACTGGCTGTAGTACAGGTCCGCGTACGGGCCGCCTGCGGCCAGGAGCTCCCGGTGCGTGCCCTGCTCCACGATCCGGCCGTGGTCCATGACCAGGATCAGGTCTGCCTCCCGGATGGTCGAGAGCCGGTGGGCGATCACGAAGCTCGTCCTGCCCTTCATGAGGGTCTGCATGGCCTGCTGGATCTGCAGCTCCGTGCGGGTGTCCACGGAGGACGTCGCCTCGTCCAGGATCAGCATCGGCGGGTCGGCCAGGAACGCCCGCGCGATGGTGAGCAGCTGCTTCTGCCCCTGGGAGATGTTCGAGGCCTCCTCGTTGAGCACGGTGTCATAGCCGTCGGGCAGGGATCGGATGAAGCCGTCGGCGTGGGCGAGTTTTGCCGCCCGGACGATCTCCTCCTCGGTGGCCCCCTCCCGGCCGTAGGCGATGTTCTCCCGGATCGTGCCATGGAAGAGCCACGTGTCCTGCAACACCATGCCGAAGAGGCTGCGCAGGTCGTCGCGGCGGAGGCGGCGGATGTCCACGCCGTCGACCGTGATCCGGCCGCCGTCGATCTCGTAGAAGCGCATCAGCAGGTTGACCAGGGTGGTCTTGCCGGCGCCGGTGTGGCCGACGATGGCGATCACCTGGCCGGGCCGGGCCGTGAGGTTCAGGTCCTCGATCAGCGGCTCGTCCGGCTTGTAGCGGAAGCTGACGTTCTCGAACCGGACCTCGCCCCGGACCTGCTCCAGCCGCACCGGCTCGGCCGGGTCCGGGACGATCTCCGGCTCGTCCAGGAGCTCAAAGACCCGCTCGGCGGCGGCGATGGTGGACTGGAGGATGTTGGCGATGTTGGCCGTCTGGGTGATCGGCTGGCTGAACTGCCGGGCGTACTGGAGGAAGGCCTGGATGTCGCCGATCTCCACCGCGCGGCGGGCGACGAAGATGCCGCCGACCACGGCCACGATCACGTAGCCGATGTTGTTGACGAACGCCATCAGCGGCATGATGATGCCCGAGACGAACTGGGCCTTCCAGCCGGCCTCGTACAGCCGCTGGTTGATGCGGTCGAACTCGGCCACCACGTCCTCCTCCCGGCCGAAGGCCTTCACCACCTGGTGGCCGGTGTAGGTCTCCTCGACGTGGCCGTTCAGCTCGCCCAGCGCCTTCTGCTGCGCCTTGAAGTAGCCCTGTGACCGCCGGGCGACGCCGACCGTGACCAGGAGCGACAGCGGCAGCGAGACCAGGGTGACCAGGGTGAGCACAGGGCTGATGGAGAGCATCATCACCACCACGCCCACCAGCGTGACGATGGCGGTGATCAGCTGGGTCAGGCTCTGCTGCAGCGTCCCGGCGATGGTGTCGATGTCGTTGGTCACCCGGCTCAGGACCTCGCCGTGGGTCTTCCGGTCGTAGAAGCTGAGGGGCAGCCGGGCCAGCTTCTCGTTCACCTGGTTGCGCAGGTCGTAGACCGTGCGCTGGGAGACGCCGGACATGACGAACTGCTGGACGATGCCGAAGGCGGCACTCGCCACGTAGAGCAGCCCCAGCAGGACCAGGATGCGGGCGATGCGGCCGAAGTCGATCCCCGCGCCGGGGACGCCGCTCAGCTTCGCCAGCAGCCCTTCGAACAGGATGGTGGTGGCCTTGCCCATGATGCGCGGGCTCACGATGCTGAAGACCGTGCTGAGAGCCGCCAGCAGGAAGACGGCGCCCAGCTGCCAGAGCCTCGGCCGCAGGTAGCGCAGCAGCCGCCGCAGGGTCCCGCGGAAGTCGCGGGGCTTCTCGCCCACCAGCGCCATCGCCGGGCCGGCTCCGGGACCATGACCGGGTCGGGGACCGTGCCGGGCGCTCATGCCAGTTCCTCCTCGGCGAGCTGAGAGGCCACGATCTCCCGGTAGACCTCGCAGCTCTGCAGTAGTTCGCGGTGCGTGCCGATGCCGGCGACGCGCCCCTGATCCAGCACGATGATCCGGTCGGCGTCCATCACCGTGCTCACCCGCTGGGCGACGAGGATGACGGTGGACCGGGCGGTCTCCGGCTTCAGGGCGGCGCGCAGCCGGGCGTCGGTCTTGAAGTCCAGGGCGGAGAAGTTGTCGTCGAAGATGTAGATCGCGGGCTTGCGCACCAGCGCCCGGGCAATCGTCAGCCGCTGCTTCTGGCCGCCGGAGACGTTGGTGCCGCCCTGGGCGATCGCGGTGTCGTACCCGTCCTTCATCTCGGCGATGAACCCCTCAGCCTGGGCGATGGCGGCGGCCCGGGCCACCTCCTCGTCGGAGGCGTCCTCGTTGCCGAAGCGGATGTTCGCCGCGATGGTGCCGCTGAAGAGCATCGCCCGCTGGGGCACGTAGCCGATGCCCGCCCGCAGGTCGCGCAGGCGCCACTGGCGCACGTCGACGCCGTCCACCAGCACCGCGCCCTCCTGCACGTCGTAGAACCGGGGGATCAGGTTGACCAGGGTGGTCTTCCCGGCGCCGGTACCGCCGATGATGGCGGTCACCTCGCCGGGCCGGGCCCGGAACGAGATCCCCTCCAGCGCCGGCCGCTCGGCGCCGGGGTACCGGTAGGTGACGTTCCGGAACTCGACCTCACCCCGCACCGTTCCGGGCGAGTAAGGCTCCGGCGGATCGGTGACGCTGGGCCGCATCTCCAGCACCTCGTTGATGCGGGCGGCCGAGGCCGACGCCCGGGGCAGCATGATGAACATCATGGACAGCATCAT
The nucleotide sequence above comes from Symbiobacterium thermophilum IAM 14863. Encoded proteins:
- the fliN gene encoding flagellar motor switch protein FliN is translated as MANKLSQSEIDALVASLLAADNAEKQAADGQSGQGSPETAAPAAGQNAEGAPSEFESVQDLGPVTQAELDAAVAASRAAKMKGTAPAAPETAPPLGAPAAPFEAAAAAAAAVPAPAPAAPAGPGPGASKAQLRIPPALRGVLLDIELTLSVELGKARLPLGEILSMGPGSVITLDRLASEPLNVKVNGLPAMTAEVIAIGEKYGIRIVESQLPNYAAAS
- a CDS encoding MFS transporter, which gives rise to MEPWRRNVAVLWIAVFIAASAWTMVMPFMPVFLSEDLGVGAGVTVWAGLLGAVNSGFSALTAPIWGALGDRWGRKAMMVRAGIFLGSAYVLMAFVRNPYELLGVRVMIGALTGFIPTATALVATTTPERHMGQALSLVATGNQAGSILGPMLGGFLADLIGIRNTMALSGVAVFAATLLVVFAVREQFQRPARQPAHFLSDMRQVLQGGPLIVVLAMSLLLQMSQSAMEPVLIPHIRQLLGSGSPNWMAGVIYSVPGIAFVLAAPSWARLGERWGYTTTVTIGLAGGALFTLPQALVQSGLGMGSFRLSAGLALAAVTPGISALIAASVPREQRGKAFGLNQSAFNVGAMLGPLLGGVLGDRVGIRWVFPATALLLLFAAGWCWSLVRARVRQHRDSQLTA
- the ltrA gene encoding group II intron reverse transcriptase/maturase produces the protein MEQVVARENMLAALKRVERNGGAPGVDGVPTERLRDQIRVEWSRIREGLLQGTYRPQPVRRVEIPKPGGGKRMLGIPTVMDRLIQQALLQVLTPIFDPTFSESSYGFRPGRRGHDAVRKARQYVEEGYDWVVDMDLEKFFDRVNHDVLMARVARRVTDKRVLRLIRRYLQAGVMLNGVVVATEEGTPQGGPLSPLLANILLDDLDKELERRGHHFVRYADDCNIYVRSKRAGERVYRSVRHFLQERLRLKVNEEKSAVDRPWKRQFLGFSFYKHRGVRIRLAPKSLKRVKDKLRTLTDRNRSQSMEDRIRRLNAYLRGWVGYYALSDARSAFERLEGWLKRRLRACVWKQWKRVRTRFRELRALGLPEWVVHQLANSRKGPWRMAGGPLNSALGDAYWRAQGLISLTECYEATRQSWRTAGCGPACPVV
- a CDS encoding PQQ-dependent sugar dehydrogenase produces the protein MSAYLRGAVTVLLLVLLGCSPAPPPGQGTAPDQVGGQAQEHVQNPAQEPAQEPAQEPAQEQGQPAPRKPVRIGLQKVVDGLERPLYVTHAGDSSGRLYILEQPGRVRVLEGGALLETPFLDLTDRVLSRGNEQGLLGLAFAPDFRESGVFYVHYTGRPDGRTVLSRFRLLDGDPRRGDPSSEEVLLTVDQPYANHNGGALLFGPDGYLYLALGDGGSAGDPGNRAQSLDSLLGKILRLDVSQPGPYRIPPDNPFVGRQGRDEIWAYGLRNPWRISFDRATGDLWIADVGQDAVEEVNLQPAGSPGGENYGWRVWEGSRRYGQGEAPGAVFPVAEYTHAEGGCSITGGYVYRGQAVTGLVGTYLYGDYCTGYIWGLRRQDGEWRAERLLDSGLNITSFGEDEAGEVYVVDRNGAVYRIVAAD
- a CDS encoding ABC transporter ATP-binding protein; this translates as MVKLLRFLKPYSALVAATFLLVFLQAVAELYLPTLMSDIVDVGVVNGDTGYILRVGGWMLLVALGGAVVAVLASYCSSRVAMGMGRDLRQAVFRHAQGFSLHEFDRLGTATLITRTTNDILQVPNLIIVGLRMMLFAPMMGIGSVVMALSKDRTLSLIIVVALPVLGAAVGAAAVKAIPMFQAMQKKIDRLNRVVREGLTGIRVIRAFNRTDYEQERFVDANRDLTETAIRVNRLMGALMPTLMLIMNLTAIAVVWFGGLRIDAGRMEVGDLMAFIQYVMHIMFSTMMLSMMFIMLPRASASAARINEVLEMRPSVTDPPEPYSPGTVRGEVEFRNVTYRYPGAERPALEGISFRARPGEVTAIIGGTGAGKTTLVNLIPRFYDVQEGAVLVDGVDVRQWRLRDLRAGIGYVPQRAMLFSGTIAANIRFGNEDASDEEVARAAAIAQAEGFIAEMKDGYDTAIAQGGTNVSGGQKQRLTIARALVRKPAIYIFDDNFSALDFKTDARLRAALKPETARSTVILVAQRVSTVMDADRIIVLDQGRVAGIGTHRELLQSCEVYREIVASQLAEEELA
- a CDS encoding ABC transporter ATP-binding protein; its protein translation is MSARHGPRPGHGPGAGPAMALVGEKPRDFRGTLRRLLRYLRPRLWQLGAVFLLAALSTVFSIVSPRIMGKATTILFEGLLAKLSGVPGAGIDFGRIARILVLLGLLYVASAAFGIVQQFVMSGVSQRTVYDLRNQVNEKLARLPLSFYDRKTHGEVLSRVTNDIDTIAGTLQQSLTQLITAIVTLVGVVVMMLSISPVLTLVTLVSLPLSLLVTVGVARRSQGYFKAQQKALGELNGHVEETYTGHQVVKAFGREEDVVAEFDRINQRLYEAGWKAQFVSGIIMPLMAFVNNIGYVIVAVVGGIFVARRAVEIGDIQAFLQYARQFSQPITQTANIANILQSTIAAAERVFELLDEPEIVPDPAEPVRLEQVRGEVRFENVSFRYKPDEPLIEDLNLTARPGQVIAIVGHTGAGKTTLVNLLMRFYEIDGGRITVDGVDIRRLRRDDLRSLFGMVLQDTWLFHGTIRENIAYGREGATEEEIVRAAKLAHADGFIRSLPDGYDTVLNEEASNISQGQKQLLTIARAFLADPPMLILDEATSSVDTRTELQIQQAMQTLMKGRTSFVIAHRLSTIREADLILVMDHGRIVEQGTHRELLAAGGPYADLYYSQFAAGQGLAG
- the mntR gene encoding transcriptional regulator MntR, with translation MATPSMEDYVEKIYELIQSKGYARVSDIAMELNLQPSSVTKMVQKLAEAGYIHYERYRGLVLTPAGQLLGEQMKDRHTMLSEFLRTIGVPEEVIEVDVEGIEHHVSPSTVRCIQDLTSFLQENEDVREALAAHRRRRREREAAEQAAREQAEA
- a CDS encoding metallophosphoesterase, whose translation is MAIYAIGDPHLSLAVNKPMDVFGPRWADHAKRFLQNWEATVGPDDYVLVPGDISWGMTLDEALPDLQEIDRLPGRKLLIQGNHDYWWQSLKKLRELPLRTISFIQNDAVVLPEGSVAGVDGRVAVCGTRGWITPGDRAWDEDPAHNEKIYRREVGRLRLSLEAGRKAGADRYIVMLHYPPVADDHEPTEFTRLLEEWGGVLLCVYGHLHGPSAPHRAYQGLHGTVRYRLVSCDAVDFTPVNLFPQGGDMAGDGGVC